One segment of Streptomyces sp. XD-27 DNA contains the following:
- a CDS encoding glycosyltransferase family 87 protein, whose protein sequence is MTSAREDSQPVRPTAEDEVAAAGSELFGGPAGRRARLGTSWWTPVRIIALVMIGMFALGMAQKAPCYDGGWFQGATSQYTHACYSDIPHLYNGRGFALDVVPYFERIPDSVSGGMEYLEYPVLTGLFMEVASWLTPRHGSIQDREQVFWMVNAGMLMACAAVIAVCVARTHRRRPWDGLLVALAPAFALTATINWDLFAVALTAAAMLMWSRGRALAAGILIGLATAAKLYPVLLLGVLFLLCLRAGRLRAFGSAAAGAAGAWLAVNLPVMISTSGGLHIREGWQKFYSFSEERPVDFGSVWLIISQRTGDPLTDVNTYATALMVLSCAGIVALALCAPRRPRFAQLAFLVVAAFILTNKVYSPQYVLWLVPLAALARPKWRDFLIWQACEVVYFVGIWMYLAYTSGESAHRGLPPEGYQLAIAVHLLGTLYLCAVVVRDALMPQRDVVRRDGSDDPSGGVLDQAPDVFVLGAARDGLDEHRQDGLYARPQEGPYAQQGPEPLA, encoded by the coding sequence ATGACGAGCGCGCGTGAGGACTCACAGCCGGTACGCCCGACCGCGGAGGACGAGGTCGCCGCGGCCGGCAGCGAGCTGTTCGGCGGGCCCGCGGGGCGCCGCGCACGGCTCGGCACCAGCTGGTGGACGCCGGTGCGGATCATCGCGCTGGTCATGATCGGCATGTTCGCGCTCGGGATGGCGCAGAAGGCGCCCTGCTACGACGGCGGCTGGTTCCAGGGCGCCACCAGCCAGTACACCCACGCCTGCTACTCCGACATCCCGCACCTGTACAACGGCCGTGGCTTCGCCCTCGACGTCGTCCCGTACTTCGAGCGCATCCCGGACAGTGTCTCGGGCGGCATGGAGTACCTGGAGTACCCGGTGCTCACCGGCCTCTTCATGGAGGTCGCCTCCTGGCTCACGCCGCGGCACGGCAGCATCCAGGACCGCGAGCAGGTCTTCTGGATGGTCAACGCGGGCATGCTGATGGCCTGCGCCGCCGTCATCGCCGTCTGCGTCGCGCGTACGCACCGCCGCCGCCCCTGGGACGGGCTGCTCGTCGCCCTCGCCCCGGCCTTCGCGCTCACCGCCACCATCAACTGGGACCTGTTCGCCGTCGCGCTGACGGCCGCCGCGATGCTCATGTGGTCGCGTGGCCGGGCGCTCGCCGCGGGCATCCTCATCGGGCTGGCCACCGCCGCCAAGCTCTACCCGGTGCTGCTGCTCGGCGTCCTGTTCCTGCTGTGCCTGCGGGCGGGGCGGCTGCGGGCCTTCGGCTCCGCCGCGGCCGGCGCGGCGGGTGCGTGGCTGGCGGTGAACCTGCCGGTGATGATCAGCACCAGCGGGGGGCTGCACATCCGCGAGGGATGGCAGAAGTTCTACTCCTTCAGCGAGGAGCGGCCGGTCGACTTCGGCTCGGTCTGGCTGATCATCTCCCAGCGCACCGGTGATCCGCTCACCGACGTCAACACGTACGCCACCGCCCTGATGGTCCTCTCCTGCGCCGGGATCGTGGCGCTCGCGCTGTGCGCGCCGCGCCGCCCGCGCTTCGCGCAACTGGCGTTCCTGGTGGTCGCGGCGTTCATCCTGACCAACAAGGTCTACTCGCCGCAGTACGTGCTGTGGCTGGTGCCGCTGGCGGCGCTGGCCAGGCCCAAGTGGCGTGACTTCCTGATCTGGCAGGCCTGCGAGGTCGTCTACTTCGTCGGGATCTGGATGTACCTGGCCTACACCTCGGGCGAGTCCGCCCACCGGGGGCTTCCGCCGGAGGGGTACCAGCTGGCGATCGCCGTCCACCTGCTGGGCACGCTGTACCTGTGCGCGGTGGTGGTGCGCGACGCGCTGATGCCGCAGCGGGACGTGGTCCGCCGGGACGGCTCGGACGACCCCTCGGGCGGGGTGCTCGATCAGGCGCCGGATGTGTTCGTCCTCGGCGCGGCACGCGACGGGCTGGACGAGCACCGGCAGGACGGTCTGTACGCGCGCCCGCAGGAGGGCCCGTACGCACAGCAGGGCCCGGAGCCGCTCGCCTAG
- a CDS encoding single-stranded DNA-binding protein, producing the protein MAGETVITVVGNLVDDPELRFTPSGAAVAKFRVASTPRTFDRQTNEWKDGESLFLTCSVWRQAAENVAESLQRGMRVIVQGRLKQRSYEDREGVKRTVYELDVDEVGASLKNATAKVTKTSGRGGQGGYGGGGGQGGGGWGGGPGGGQQGGGAPADDPWATGGPSGGQQGGGGGWGGGSGNSGGYSDEPPF; encoded by the coding sequence ATGGCAGGCGAGACCGTCATCACGGTTGTCGGCAATCTTGTCGACGACCCCGAGCTGCGCTTCACCCCCTCGGGTGCGGCGGTCGCGAAGTTCCGCGTCGCGTCCACCCCCCGCACCTTCGACCGCCAGACGAACGAGTGGAAGGACGGCGAGAGCCTGTTCCTGACCTGCTCGGTGTGGCGGCAGGCGGCGGAGAACGTCGCCGAGTCGCTCCAGCGAGGCATGCGCGTCATCGTGCAGGGCCGGCTGAAGCAGCGGTCCTACGAGGACCGCGAGGGCGTCAAGCGCACGGTCTACGAGCTGGACGTCGACGAGGTCGGCGCCAGCCTGAAGAACGCCACGGCCAAGGTCACCAAGACCAGCGGTCGCGGTGGCCAGGGTGGTTACGGCGGCGGTGGCGGCCAGGGTGGCGGCGGCTGGGGCGGCGGCCCCGGTGGCGGCCAGCAGGGCGGCGGAGCTCCTGCCGACGACCCGTGGGCGACCGGCGGACCGTCGGGCGGCCAGCAGGGCGGCGGCGGTGGCTGGGGCGGCGGCTCCGGCAACTCCGGCGGCTACTCGGACGAGCCGCCCTTCTAG
- a CDS encoding MATE family efflux transporter, whose amino-acid sequence MTQGPPRTPSTQTTPRKRRSPGGRSTDPSTGLNTDPDTDPDTDPSAGTDPSADPATGGSTRRSARPDTATRRRHDREIIALALPAFAALVAEPLFVMADSAIVGHLGTTQLAGLGVAAALLTTAVNVFVFLAYATTAAVARRVGAGDLPGAVRQGMDGIWLALLLGTGLICLAVPAAPALVDLFGASATAAPHAVTYLRVSALGIPAMLVVLAATGVLRGLQNTRTPLYVAIGGFAANAALNILLVYGAGLGIAGSAWGTVIAQCGMAAAYLTVVVRGARRHGASLRPDLAGIRACAQAGAPLLIRTLSLRAILMIATAVAARLGDTDIAAHQIALALWNLLSFALDSIAIAGQAIIGRYLGAGDSDGARAACRRMVEWGIASGVALGLLVVAARPLFIPLFTTDAAVRDALLPALLVVAVAQPLSGVVYVLDGVLIGAGDGPYLAWAMVATLAVFAPAALLIPTLGGGLTAVWCAMALMMAARMATLGLRARSGRWIVTGAVRA is encoded by the coding sequence ATGACCCAGGGCCCCCCGCGCACCCCGAGCACGCAGACGACGCCGCGAAAGCGGCGTTCGCCAGGAGGCCGAAGCACCGATCCGAGCACCGGCCTGAACACCGACCCGGACACCGACCCGGACACCGATCCGAGCGCCGGTACCGACCCGAGCGCCGATCCGGCTACCGGCGGAAGCACGCGCCGAAGCGCCCGCCCGGACACCGCCACCCGCCGCCGCCACGACCGGGAAATCATCGCACTCGCCCTGCCCGCCTTCGCCGCCCTGGTCGCGGAGCCCCTCTTCGTCATGGCCGACAGCGCGATCGTGGGCCACCTCGGCACGACGCAGCTCGCGGGTCTCGGCGTCGCCGCCGCCCTGCTCACCACGGCGGTCAACGTCTTCGTCTTCCTCGCCTACGCCACCACCGCCGCCGTGGCCCGCCGGGTCGGCGCGGGCGACCTCCCCGGCGCCGTACGGCAGGGCATGGACGGCATCTGGCTCGCCCTGCTCCTCGGCACCGGGCTGATATGCCTGGCCGTCCCGGCCGCCCCCGCGCTCGTCGACCTCTTCGGCGCCTCCGCCACCGCCGCCCCGCACGCCGTCACCTATCTGCGCGTCAGCGCCCTGGGCATCCCCGCGATGCTCGTGGTCCTGGCCGCCACCGGCGTACTGCGCGGCCTGCAGAACACCCGCACCCCGCTGTACGTCGCCATCGGCGGCTTCGCCGCCAACGCCGCGCTGAACATCCTCCTCGTCTACGGCGCCGGGCTCGGCATCGCCGGCTCCGCCTGGGGCACGGTCATCGCCCAGTGCGGCATGGCCGCCGCCTACCTCACCGTGGTCGTACGAGGAGCCAGGCGCCACGGCGCCTCGCTCCGCCCCGACCTCGCCGGGATACGGGCCTGCGCCCAGGCCGGGGCGCCCCTGCTGATCCGTACCCTGTCCCTCCGGGCCATCCTGATGATCGCCACCGCCGTCGCGGCACGGCTCGGCGACACCGACATCGCCGCGCACCAGATCGCGCTCGCGCTGTGGAACCTGCTCTCCTTCGCTCTGGACTCCATCGCCATCGCGGGGCAGGCCATCATCGGCCGCTACCTGGGCGCGGGCGACTCCGACGGGGCACGCGCCGCCTGCCGCCGCATGGTCGAATGGGGCATCGCCTCAGGCGTGGCGCTCGGACTGCTCGTGGTGGCGGCCCGCCCGCTGTTCATCCCGCTGTTCACCACCGACGCGGCAGTCAGAGACGCCTTGCTGCCCGCGCTGCTGGTGGTGGCCGTGGCGCAGCCCCTCTCCGGCGTCGTGTACGTACTCGATGGCGTCCTCATAGGCGCCGGCGACGGCCCCTACCTGGCCTGGGCCATGGTCGCGACTCTCGCCGTCTTCGCCCCCGCCGCGCTGCTCATACCGACCCTCGGCGGCGGTCTGACCGCCGTGTGGTGCGCGATGGCGCTGATGATGGCTGCCCGTATGGCGACGCTGGGGCTGCGGGCCCGCTCCGGGCGCTGGATCGTCACCGGCGCGGTACGGGCCTGA
- the rpsR gene encoding 30S ribosomal protein S18: protein MAKPPARKPKKKVCVFCKEKISYVDYKDTNLLRKFISDRGKIRARRVTGNCTQHQRDVATAVKNSREMALLPYTSTAR, encoded by the coding sequence ATGGCGAAGCCGCCTGCTCGCAAGCCTAAGAAGAAGGTTTGCGTGTTCTGCAAGGAGAAGATCTCCTACGTCGACTACAAGGACACGAACCTGCTGCGGAAGTTCATCTCCGACCGCGGCAAGATCCGTGCCCGCCGGGTCACCGGCAACTGCACCCAGCACCAGCGTGACGTCGCCACGGCCGTGAAGAACAGCCGTGAGATGGCGCTGCTGCCCTACACCTCCACCGCGCGCTAA
- the dnaB gene encoding replicative DNA helicase, with product MPEPLDDPWADAGPSDRLPAPRPRRGEGRAEGRGRFDGGSHGDRGRDDGGNWEGSGFERVPPQDLDAEQSVLGGMLLSKDAIADVVEVLKGNDFYRPAHETVYQAILDLYAKGEPADPITVAAELTKRGEITKVGGASYLHTLVQSVPTAANAEYYAEIVHERAVLRRLVEAGTRITQMGYAADGDVDEIVNNAQAEIYAVTEQRTSEDYLPLGEIMEGALDEIEAIGSRSGQMSGVPTGFSDLDALTNGLHPGQMIVIAARPAMGKSTLALDFARACSIKNNLPSVIFSLEMGRNEIAMRLLSAEARVALHHMRSGSMTDEDWTRLARRMPDVSAAPLYIDDSPNLSMMEIRAKCRRLKQRNDLQLVVIDYLQLMQSGGARRPESRQQEVSDMSRNLKLLAKELEVPVIALSQLNRGPEQRTDKKPMVSDLRESGSIEQDADMVILLHREDAYEKESPRAGEADLIVAKHRNGPTATITVAFQGHYSRFVDMAQT from the coding sequence ATGCCCGAGCCCCTGGACGACCCGTGGGCGGACGCCGGCCCCAGCGACCGACTGCCCGCGCCGCGTCCCCGCCGCGGCGAGGGCCGGGCCGAGGGCCGCGGCCGTTTCGACGGCGGCTCGCACGGCGACCGGGGTCGGGACGACGGCGGCAACTGGGAGGGCTCGGGCTTCGAGCGCGTACCCCCGCAGGACCTCGACGCCGAGCAGTCCGTGCTGGGCGGCATGCTGCTGTCCAAGGACGCGATCGCCGACGTGGTCGAGGTCCTTAAGGGCAACGACTTCTACCGTCCCGCCCACGAGACCGTCTACCAGGCAATCCTCGACCTGTACGCCAAGGGCGAGCCGGCCGACCCGATCACGGTCGCCGCCGAGCTCACCAAGCGCGGCGAGATCACGAAGGTGGGCGGCGCCTCCTATCTGCACACCCTGGTCCAGTCCGTGCCGACCGCGGCCAACGCGGAGTACTACGCCGAGATCGTCCATGAGCGGGCGGTGCTGCGCCGCCTGGTCGAGGCGGGCACCCGTATCACGCAGATGGGATACGCGGCGGACGGCGACGTCGACGAGATCGTCAACAACGCGCAGGCGGAGATCTACGCCGTCACCGAGCAGCGCACCAGCGAGGACTATCTGCCGCTCGGCGAGATCATGGAGGGGGCGCTCGACGAGATCGAGGCGATCGGCTCCCGCAGCGGCCAGATGTCCGGCGTGCCCACCGGGTTCTCCGACCTGGACGCCCTGACGAACGGCCTGCACCCGGGCCAGATGATCGTCATCGCGGCCCGCCCCGCCATGGGTAAGTCGACCCTGGCCCTGGACTTCGCCCGGGCCTGCTCCATCAAGAACAACCTGCCCAGCGTCATCTTCTCGCTGGAGATGGGCCGCAACGAGATCGCGATGCGTCTGCTGTCCGCAGAGGCGCGGGTGGCGCTGCACCATATGCGCTCCGGCAGCATGACCGACGAGGACTGGACCCGGCTGGCGCGCCGGATGCCGGACGTCTCGGCCGCCCCGCTCTACATCGACGACTCGCCGAACCTGTCGATGATGGAGATCCGCGCCAAGTGCCGCCGCCTCAAGCAGCGCAACGACCTGCAGCTCGTCGTCATCGACTACCTCCAGCTCATGCAGTCCGGTGGCGCTCGGCGCCCCGAGAGCCGCCAGCAGGAGGTCTCGGACATGTCGCGTAACCTCAAGCTGCTCGCCAAGGAGCTCGAGGTGCCGGTGATCGCGCTGTCGCAGCTGAACCGCGGCCCCGAGCAGCGCACCGACAAGAAGCCGATGGTCTCGGACCTGCGTGAGTCGGGCTCGATCGAGCAGGACGCCGACATGGTCATCCTGCTGCACCGCGAGGACGCCTATGAGAAGGAGTCACCGCGCGCGGGCGAGGCGGACCTGATCGTCGCCAAGCACCGTAACGGCCCTACGGCGACGATCACGGTGGCCTTCCAGGGGCACTATTCGCGGTTCGTGGACATGGCGCAGACCTGA
- a CDS encoding peptidoglycan bridge formation glycyltransferase FemA/FemB family protein, whose translation MSLTLRTISREQHLAYIQSLPAASHCQVPAWADVKSEWRSENLGWFDKTGQLVGVGLVLYRQLPKIKRYLAYLPEGPVINWYAPNLEEWLQPMLAHLKQQGAFSVKMGPPVVIRRWDAAAIKSGIQNPDVKRLRDVEATHIEPRAFEVSDRLRKMGWQQGEDGGAGFGDVQPRYVFQVPLANRSLEEVHKGFNQLWRRNIKKAEKAGVQVVQGGYEHLAEWQRLYEITAERDKFRPRPLSYFQRQWNVLNAEDPNRMRLYFALHEGEAVAAATMLVVGGHVWYSYGASANHKREVRPSNAMQWRMLQDAYGLGASVYDLRGISDSLDETDHLFGLIQFKVGTGGEAVEYVGEWDFPLNKLLHKALDIYMSRR comes from the coding sequence ATGAGTCTGACCCTGAGGACGATCAGCCGAGAGCAGCATCTGGCGTACATCCAGAGCCTGCCCGCGGCCAGCCACTGCCAGGTCCCGGCATGGGCGGACGTCAAGTCGGAGTGGCGCTCGGAGAACCTCGGCTGGTTCGACAAGACGGGCCAGCTCGTCGGCGTCGGTCTCGTCCTCTACCGGCAGCTGCCCAAGATCAAGCGGTACCTGGCCTATCTGCCCGAGGGCCCGGTGATCAACTGGTACGCGCCCAACCTGGAGGAGTGGCTCCAGCCGATGCTGGCGCACCTGAAGCAGCAGGGCGCCTTCTCCGTGAAGATGGGCCCGCCGGTCGTGATCCGCCGCTGGGACGCCGCGGCGATCAAGTCCGGTATCCAGAACCCCGATGTGAAGCGCCTCCGCGACGTCGAGGCGACCCACATCGAGCCCCGCGCCTTCGAGGTCTCCGACCGGCTGCGGAAGATGGGCTGGCAGCAGGGCGAGGACGGCGGCGCGGGCTTCGGTGACGTCCAGCCCCGCTACGTCTTCCAGGTACCGCTGGCGAACCGCTCGCTGGAGGAGGTCCACAAGGGCTTCAACCAGCTGTGGCGGCGCAACATCAAGAAGGCCGAGAAGGCGGGCGTCCAGGTCGTCCAGGGCGGCTACGAGCACCTCGCCGAGTGGCAGCGGCTGTACGAGATCACCGCCGAGCGGGACAAGTTCCGCCCCCGCCCGCTGAGCTACTTCCAGCGCCAGTGGAACGTCCTCAACGCCGAGGACCCCAACCGCATGCGGCTGTACTTCGCCCTGCACGAGGGCGAGGCCGTCGCCGCGGCGACCATGCTGGTCGTCGGCGGGCACGTCTGGTACTCCTACGGCGCCTCCGCCAACCACAAGCGCGAGGTCCGGCCGTCCAACGCGATGCAGTGGCGGATGCTCCAGGACGCCTACGGGCTCGGCGCCTCCGTCTACGACCTGCGCGGCATCAGCGACTCCCTCGACGAGACCGACCACCTCTTCGGCCTCATCCAGTTCAAGGTCGGCACCGGCGGCGAGGCCGTCGAGTACGTCGGCGAGTGGGACTTCCCGCTCAACAAGCTGCTGCACAAGGCGCTCGACATCTACATGTCGCGCCGCTGA
- the rplI gene encoding 50S ribosomal protein L9, with translation MKIILTHEVSGLGTAGDVVDVKDGYARNYLVPRGFAIRWTKGGEKDVEQIRRGRKIREIATIEQASEVKAQLEGVKVRLSTRAGEAGRLFGSVTQADIAAAIKAAGGPDVDKRRIEVAAPIKSLGAHQVSVRLHADVVAKLGIEVVAA, from the coding sequence ATGAAGATCATCCTCACCCACGAGGTCTCCGGCCTCGGTACCGCCGGCGACGTCGTGGACGTCAAGGACGGCTACGCCCGCAACTACCTGGTCCCGCGCGGTTTCGCGATCCGCTGGACCAAGGGTGGCGAGAAGGACGTCGAGCAGATCCGCCGGGGTCGCAAGATCCGCGAGATTGCCACGATCGAGCAGGCCAGCGAGGTCAAGGCTCAGCTCGAGGGCGTCAAGGTCCGCCTGAGCACGCGCGCCGGCGAGGCCGGCCGCCTGTTCGGCTCCGTCACCCAGGCCGACATCGCCGCGGCGATCAAGGCCGCCGGTGGTCCGGACGTGGACAAGCGCCGCATCGAGGTGGCCGCGCCGATCAAGAGCCTGGGCGCGCACCAGGTCTCCGTGCGTCTGCACGCCGACGTTGTCGCCAAGCTCGGCATCGAGGTCGTCGCTGCCTGA
- a CDS encoding alanine racemase — MALTLYVDTARWRAHQQSVVQQFPGIVPVCKGNGYGFGHERLAEEAARIGTDMLAVGTTYEAARMKDYFSGDLLVLTPFRRGEEPVPLPDRVIRSVSSVDGAYGLAGARVVVEVMSSMKRHGVTEDELPKLHAAVENVRLEGFAIHLPLDRTDGLDAVEEVIGWMDRLRAAGLPLHTMYVSHLKADELARLRQQFPQTRFRVRIGTRLWLGDHDSTEYRGSVLDVTRVSKGDRFGYRQQKVASDGYLVVVAGGTSHGVGLEAPKAMHGVTPRAKGVARAGLATLNRNLSPFVWAGKQRWFAEPPHMQVSLLFVPSDAPAPQVGDELVAYLRHTTTTFDRLVDH; from the coding sequence ATGGCGCTCACCCTTTACGTCGACACCGCACGCTGGCGGGCGCATCAGCAGTCCGTGGTCCAGCAGTTCCCGGGCATCGTCCCGGTCTGCAAGGGCAACGGATACGGCTTCGGCCACGAGCGGCTGGCCGAGGAAGCCGCCCGCATCGGTACCGACATGCTCGCCGTCGGCACCACCTACGAGGCCGCCCGGATGAAGGACTACTTCAGCGGCGACCTGCTGGTGCTGACCCCGTTCCGGCGCGGCGAGGAGCCCGTACCGCTGCCCGACCGCGTCATCCGGTCGGTGTCCTCGGTCGACGGCGCGTACGGCCTGGCCGGCGCCCGGGTGGTGGTCGAGGTCATGAGCAGCATGAAGCGCCACGGCGTCACCGAGGACGAACTGCCCAAGCTGCACGCGGCCGTCGAGAACGTCCGTCTCGAGGGCTTCGCCATCCACCTTCCGCTGGACCGTACCGACGGGCTGGACGCGGTGGAGGAGGTCATCGGCTGGATGGACCGGCTGCGCGCGGCCGGGCTCCCGCTGCACACGATGTACGTCAGCCACCTGAAGGCGGACGAACTGGCGCGCCTGCGGCAGCAGTTCCCGCAGACCCGGTTCCGGGTGCGGATCGGCACCCGGCTGTGGCTGGGCGACCACGACTCGACCGAGTACCGGGGCTCCGTCCTGGACGTCACCCGCGTCTCCAAGGGCGACCGCTTCGGCTACCGCCAGCAGAAGGTCGCCTCGGACGGCTATCTGGTGGTCGTGGCCGGCGGTACGTCGCACGGCGTCGGCCTGGAGGCTCCCAAGGCCATGCACGGCGTCACGCCGCGCGCCAAGGGCGTCGCGCGGGCGGGCCTGGCGACGCTCAACCGCAACCTGTCCCCGTTCGTCTGGGCCGGGAAGCAGCGCTGGTTCGCCGAGCCCCCGCACATGCAGGTGTCGCTGCTCTTCGTGCCGAGCGACGCCCCGGCGCCGCAGGTCGGGGACGAGCTGGTCGCCTATCTGCGGCACACCACCACGACGTTCGACCGCCTGGTCGACCACTGA
- a CDS encoding transglycosylase domain-containing protein codes for MSEHRRKPPQPQGGGRAAARRAAQQPSGRRAAPPSNATGTGAGPQGEDRPYGGRAEARRAAQRGGRRRAPVPDGSGSQDAGHGSGGHGGGGRRGGGAGRGRGAGGGRPGKKRFIDYPRAGKTGFRRWVPSWKLVTGTFLFFVMLLMGALGIGLMLVEVPTAQAASRVQKNVYYWADGKQMVVSGRGEYNRQIVPLTKIAKSMQNAVIAAENETFYEDSGVDPMGIARAVVNMAKGGQTQSGSTITQQFVKNTYLGQEQTISRKARELLISIKVGATKDKDYILAGYLNTAYYGRGAYGIQAAARAYYDVDAEKLNPSQSAFLAATLNGPNLYDPAGGYGAAASKDKNKARAMARWEWILNREVETDRLDRADADMWIKKGFPKPRAPKPATNKAGQIGYLTDLADNYIIANTNISKAELDKGGYQIHTTFDRKKVASLQRAVEKVTKENIKPKLRPDKDKYVQFGGASVEPKTGKIVAIYGGKDALEHYTNNADYTGVQVGSTFKPFVLAAAMTDGIRSKSGPEEQPPSMRTRVSPKSVYDGDNKLTLRTYKGDVWTDKDGQEWHQRNDGDENRGPISLRTAMQFSVNTPYIQLGMDVGLDKVRTAALRAGLSKDQLTSLTPTFSLGTSAPSAIRLAGAYATFAARGQQADPYSVESIEKDGAEAWNHKDHAKLENAFDTDVADNVTDVLKTVVEKGTGTSAQIDRPAAGKTGTTDDNRSAWFSGYTPQLSTAIGMWRVNDKAENQKFLSMYGVGGKPTIHGASFPAEIWADYMREALKGEKAEPFPVPQPVGDKVYGDGASPPPTTTEPSRTPSKTPSKTPSQTPSQTPSTTPSTDEPCDPFDPSCDDSGVIGGGNGGENGGQNGGPGGGPGGGTTDPTTEPPSDDSGGIFGGPSGTWRE; via the coding sequence ATGAGCGAGCACCGTCGCAAGCCGCCGCAGCCGCAGGGCGGCGGACGCGCAGCGGCACGACGCGCCGCGCAGCAGCCGTCCGGCCGCCGTGCAGCGCCACCGAGCAACGCCACCGGTACGGGCGCGGGCCCGCAGGGCGAAGATCGCCCGTACGGTGGCCGGGCCGAGGCCCGCCGCGCCGCCCAGCGCGGCGGCCGCCGCCGGGCGCCTGTGCCCGATGGCTCCGGCTCCCAGGACGCCGGGCACGGCTCCGGCGGCCACGGCGGCGGCGGACGGCGCGGCGGAGGAGCCGGCCGTGGCCGCGGCGCCGGGGGCGGCCGCCCCGGCAAGAAGCGCTTCATCGACTACCCGCGCGCGGGCAAGACCGGGTTCCGGCGCTGGGTGCCGTCGTGGAAGCTCGTCACCGGCACCTTCCTGTTCTTCGTCATGCTGCTGATGGGCGCGCTGGGCATCGGGCTGATGCTGGTGGAGGTGCCCACCGCCCAGGCCGCCTCCAGGGTCCAGAAGAACGTCTACTACTGGGCGGACGGCAAGCAGATGGTCGTCTCCGGCCGCGGTGAGTACAACCGACAGATCGTCCCGCTCACCAAGATCGCCAAATCGATGCAGAACGCGGTGATCGCCGCCGAGAACGAGACCTTCTACGAGGACTCCGGCGTCGACCCGATGGGTATCGCCCGCGCCGTCGTGAACATGGCCAAGGGCGGCCAGACGCAGAGTGGCTCGACCATCACCCAGCAGTTCGTGAAGAACACCTACCTGGGCCAGGAGCAGACGATCTCGCGCAAGGCCAGGGAGCTGCTGATCTCCATCAAGGTCGGCGCCACCAAGGACAAGGACTACATCCTCGCGGGCTACCTCAACACCGCGTACTACGGGCGGGGCGCGTACGGCATCCAGGCCGCGGCCCGCGCGTACTACGACGTCGACGCCGAGAAGCTGAACCCGAGCCAGAGCGCCTTCCTCGCCGCGACCCTGAACGGCCCGAACCTCTACGACCCGGCCGGCGGCTACGGCGCGGCCGCCAGCAAGGACAAGAACAAGGCACGGGCCATGGCGCGCTGGGAGTGGATCCTCAACCGCGAGGTCGAGACCGACCGGCTGGACAGGGCCGACGCCGACATGTGGATCAAGAAGGGCTTCCCGAAGCCCCGGGCGCCCAAGCCCGCCACCAACAAGGCCGGTCAGATCGGCTACCTCACCGACCTCGCCGACAACTACATCATCGCCAACACCAACATCAGCAAGGCGGAGCTCGACAAGGGCGGCTACCAGATCCACACCACCTTCGACCGCAAGAAGGTCGCGAGCCTCCAGCGCGCGGTCGAGAAGGTGACCAAGGAGAACATCAAGCCGAAGCTGCGCCCTGACAAGGACAAGTACGTCCAGTTCGGCGGCGCCTCGGTGGAGCCCAAGACCGGCAAGATCGTCGCCATCTACGGCGGCAAGGACGCGCTGGAGCACTACACCAACAACGCCGACTACACCGGTGTCCAGGTGGGCTCCACCTTCAAGCCGTTCGTCCTGGCCGCGGCGATGACCGACGGCATCCGCAGCAAGAGCGGCCCGGAGGAGCAGCCGCCCTCGATGCGCACCAGGGTCTCGCCCAAGAGCGTCTACGACGGCGACAACAAACTCACGCTGCGCACGTACAAGGGCGACGTCTGGACCGACAAGGACGGCCAGGAGTGGCACCAGCGCAACGACGGTGACGAGAACAGGGGCCCCATCAGCCTGCGCACCGCCATGCAGTTCTCGGTGAACACCCCGTACATCCAGCTGGGCATGGACGTCGGTCTGGACAAGGTGCGGACCGCCGCCCTCCGCGCCGGGCTCAGCAAGGACCAGCTCACCTCGCTGACCCCGACCTTCTCGCTGGGCACCTCGGCGCCGAGCGCCATCCGGCTCGCGGGCGCCTACGCCACCTTCGCCGCCCGGGGCCAGCAGGCCGACCCGTACTCCGTCGAGTCGATCGAGAAGGACGGCGCGGAGGCCTGGAACCACAAGGACCACGCCAAGCTGGAGAACGCCTTCGACACCGACGTGGCGGACAACGTCACCGACGTGCTCAAGACGGTGGTGGAGAAGGGGACCGGTACCTCGGCGCAGATCGACCGCCCGGCGGCGGGCAAGACCGGCACCACCGATGACAACAGGTCGGCCTGGTTCTCCGGCTACACCCCGCAGCTGTCGACGGCGATCGGCATGTGGCGGGTCAACGACAAGGCCGAGAACCAGAAGTTCCTGTCCATGTACGGCGTGGGCGGCAAGCCCACGATCCACGGTGCCTCGTTCCCGGCGGAGATCTGGGCCGACTACATGCGCGAGGCGCTGAAGGGCGAGAAGGCGGAGCCGTTCCCGGTGCCCCAGCCGGTCGGCGACAAGGTCTACGGTGACGGCGCCAGCCCGCCGCCGACGACCACCGAGCCCAGCCGGACCCCGTCCAAGACGCCGTCGAAGACCCCGTCGCAGACGCCGTCCCAGACGCCCTCCACCACCCCGTCGACGGACGAGCCCTGCGACCCGTTCGACCCCTCGTGCGACGACAGCGGTGTGATCGGCGGCGGCAACGGCGGCGAGAACGGCGGCCAGAACGGTGGCCCCGGCGGCGGACCCGGTGGCGGCACCACCGACCCGACCACCGAGCCGCCGTCGGACGACAGCGGTGGGATCTTCGGCGGGCCCTCCGGCACCTGGAGAGAGTGA